One segment of Oscillospiraceae bacterium MB08-C2-2 DNA contains the following:
- a CDS encoding cell division protein SepF → MGIVEKFKNFIGYPEDDYYDEADAPADDGIDIPISSVDKRSNKVVNIHATTQLQVILVKPERFEDASGIADHLNAKRTVVLNLESANKDVTRRLIDFLSGVAYANNGQIKRVANSTYIITPYNVDIMGDLLDELENSGVFF, encoded by the coding sequence ATGGGGATTGTCGAGAAATTCAAAAACTTTATAGGATACCCTGAGGATGATTATTACGACGAAGCGGATGCTCCCGCGGATGATGGCATTGATATACCCATCAGTAGTGTGGACAAGCGCTCCAACAAGGTGGTTAACATTCATGCTACCACCCAGCTTCAGGTCATTTTGGTTAAACCCGAGCGGTTTGAAGATGCAAGCGGCATTGCCGACCATCTCAATGCCAAGCGTACCGTTGTTTTGAATCTTGAATCGGCCAACAAGGATGTAACCCGCCGCCTTATTGATTTTTTGAGCGGTGTTGCTTACGCCAACAATGGCCAGATCAAAAGAGTGGCCAACAGCACCTATATCATCACGCCTTATAACGTGGATATTATGGGCGATCTTTTGGACGAGCTTGAAAACAGCGGCGTTTTCTTTTAA
- the hfq gene encoding RNA chaperone Hfq, which yields MNMQDTFLNQVRAQKIPVTIYLTNGYQIRGMVIGFDPFTVLLDCEGKQSLVYKHAISTINPLKPIATKPPREAEEIQ from the coding sequence ATGAACATGCAGGATACTTTTCTCAATCAGGTGCGTGCGCAAAAGATTCCGGTCACCATCTATCTCACCAATGGCTATCAAATCCGTGGTATGGTGATTGGTTTTGATCCCTTCACAGTCCTGCTGGATTGCGAGGGAAAGCAGAGTTTAGTCTATAAGCATGCAATTTCCACCATCAATCCGCTGAAGCCTATTGCCACCAAGCCGCCTCGTGAGGCTGAGGAAATTCAGTAA
- the lspA gene encoding signal peptidase II, translated as MKKSILLLITAALIGIDQLLKKWAVEALASKITIPVIPRVFSLTYVENRGAAFGFLQGRAGILAVFTGAILAVMAFLLFAGRLKGRRLISGAVLILAGGVGNLIDRASQGFVVDYLDVSPLISFPVFNFADCCVVIGTGLLAWYLISSEISSHNPDLPSEPKDVPPHEQI; from the coding sequence ATGAAAAAAAGCATCTTGCTGCTGATTACAGCGGCACTGATCGGGATCGATCAACTCCTGAAAAAATGGGCGGTAGAGGCTCTTGCCTCCAAAATAACCATCCCTGTTATACCTCGTGTGTTTTCTCTCACCTATGTAGAAAACCGGGGAGCCGCTTTTGGATTCTTGCAGGGCCGGGCTGGTATTCTGGCTGTTTTTACCGGTGCGATTCTAGCTGTAATGGCTTTTCTGCTGTTTGCCGGCCGTCTCAAGGGCAGACGCCTGATCAGCGGTGCTGTGCTTATATTAGCAGGCGGCGTAGGCAATTTGATTGATCGTGCCTCTCAGGGCTTTGTGGTGGATTATCTGGATGTAAGCCCCCTAATTTCTTTTCCTGTGTTTAATTTCGCCGATTGCTGTGTGGTAATCGGCACGGGGCTTCTTGCTTGGTACCTGATTTCCAGCGAGATTTCTTCCCACAATCCTGATTTGCCCTCTGAACCCAAGGATGTTCCCCCACATGAACAGATTTAA
- the mutL gene encoding DNA mismatch repair endonuclease MutL, whose translation MAKINILDQKVAQLIAAGEVVERPSSVIKELVENAVDSGAAAITVEIQGGGIRLMRITDNGCGIPREELPKAFLRHATSKLKTSTDLESILTMGFRGEALASIAAVCRVEMTTKTAEESEGTFYRIQGGKGEACIPIGAPTGTTIVVKDIFYNTPARMKFLKKDITEGNSVAAVVEKCALANSHVAFKFIRDGQLKLQTSGNGELLSVIYSVFGKETARGMLPVDYTADSIRVAGYIGSPQLTRATRSWQNFFINARYVRSRTCSAALEEAFKHKIMVGKFPCCVLDLQMAPELVDVNVHPAKIEVRFVNERPVFGALYFAVQSTLAQAGESSVPKPPPPKLTPFELAPNDDMAPQGHFSMPPSAQEAPVSRMSAAEYRTAFSPKDEGIPVRETSFFSTPMELRSQNLRASFGGNMDNTTVYDKIIPASSCNILEEDAGKKQVLGTITMEAHPSPTEHVTFDPKREALRLIGELFGTYILLQSGDELLMADKHAAHERLLYEEIRRAAQPGNRQLLVVPVRVSLSAEDYSAALENLPIFEEMGFLAEDFGGGTLVVREVPIELSQENIRSIVEEIAAGIAQNRRNLTPSVLDSLYESIACRSAIKAHDKSSRFELEALIQLLQENPHITHCPHGRPIFIRLGRSEIEKMFGRLG comes from the coding sequence ATGGCAAAAATCAATATATTGGATCAAAAGGTTGCCCAGCTGATTGCCGCCGGTGAGGTGGTGGAGCGCCCCTCCTCTGTGATCAAGGAGCTGGTGGAAAACGCCGTGGATTCCGGTGCCGCCGCCATTACGGTGGAGATTCAGGGTGGTGGCATACGCCTCATGCGCATCACCGACAATGGCTGTGGCATTCCCCGTGAGGAGCTTCCCAAAGCCTTTTTGCGCCACGCCACCAGCAAGCTGAAAACCTCAACCGATTTAGAAAGCATCCTCACCATGGGCTTTCGGGGGGAAGCACTGGCCTCCATTGCCGCTGTCTGCCGGGTGGAAATGACCACCAAGACCGCCGAGGAAAGCGAAGGTACTTTCTATCGCATTCAGGGCGGAAAAGGGGAGGCCTGTATCCCCATCGGCGCTCCCACCGGCACCACCATTGTGGTGAAAGATATCTTTTATAACACCCCCGCCCGGATGAAGTTCCTTAAAAAGGATATTACCGAGGGAAACAGCGTGGCCGCTGTGGTGGAAAAATGCGCTCTTGCCAATTCCCATGTAGCCTTTAAGTTCATTCGGGATGGCCAGCTTAAGCTCCAAACCTCCGGGAACGGCGAACTGCTTTCGGTGATTTATTCCGTTTTCGGAAAGGAAACCGCCCGGGGCATGCTCCCGGTGGATTATACTGCCGACAGCATTCGGGTGGCCGGGTATATCGGTTCCCCTCAGTTGACCAGAGCCACCCGGAGCTGGCAAAATTTCTTCATCAACGCCCGATATGTTCGCTCCAGAACCTGCTCCGCCGCCTTGGAGGAAGCCTTTAAGCATAAAATCATGGTGGGCAAGTTCCCCTGCTGTGTGTTGGATTTGCAAATGGCCCCCGAGCTGGTGGATGTGAATGTGCACCCGGCTAAAATTGAGGTGCGGTTTGTCAACGAACGGCCGGTTTTCGGCGCACTGTATTTTGCGGTTCAGTCCACCTTGGCCCAAGCAGGTGAGAGCAGCGTCCCCAAGCCCCCACCGCCCAAACTGACTCCCTTCGAGCTGGCTCCCAACGACGATATGGCACCTCAAGGACACTTTTCTATGCCGCCTTCGGCGCAGGAAGCACCGGTTTCCCGGATGTCTGCCGCGGAGTACAGAACCGCTTTTTCTCCAAAGGATGAAGGCATTCCGGTCAGGGAGACCTCCTTTTTCAGCACACCTATGGAACTTCGTTCCCAGAACCTCCGGGCCTCCTTTGGGGGAAATATGGACAATACGACTGTTTATGATAAAATAATACCAGCTTCTTCCTGTAATATTTTAGAGGAAGATGCAGGAAAAAAACAGGTTTTGGGTACTATTACAATGGAAGCACATCCATCTCCCACAGAGCATGTTACCTTTGATCCCAAAAGAGAGGCTTTGCGCCTGATTGGGGAACTGTTCGGCACCTACATCCTGCTCCAATCGGGGGATGAGCTGCTCATGGCGGACAAGCACGCTGCCCATGAACGGCTGCTGTATGAGGAAATCCGCCGTGCTGCTCAGCCGGGGAATCGGCAGCTGCTGGTGGTGCCGGTTCGGGTGTCTCTCTCCGCGGAGGATTATTCGGCAGCTCTTGAGAATCTACCCATATTTGAGGAAATGGGCTTTTTAGCGGAGGATTTTGGCGGAGGCACCTTGGTGGTGCGTGAAGTACCCATCGAGCTTTCACAGGAGAATATCCGTTCCATTGTGGAGGAGATCGCCGCCGGTATCGCACAAAATCGCCGTAACTTGACCCCTTCGGTGCTGGACAGCCTCTATGAATCCATCGCCTGCCGCAGTGCCATCAAGGCTCACGATAAGAGCAGCAGATTCGAGCTGGAAGCCCTGATCCAACTCTTGCAGGAAAATCCGCACATCACACATTGCCCCCACGGGCGGCCTATCTTCATTCGTCTGGGGCGGAGCGAAATTGAAAAAATGTTTGGCAGATTGGGATGA
- the miaA gene encoding tRNA (adenosine(37)-N6)-dimethylallyltransferase MiaA has protein sequence MAENEKIPLIVITGPTATGKTELAIQLAKELDGEVVSADSMQIYKYMDVGTAKPSKEERQGIPHHLMDFLEPSESFSVARYVELAGDAIQDIVSRGKRAIVAGGTGLYISSLIDGIAFTPIAEDQQLRGELYEQAQREGNQVLWQKLEQADPVLARGLHPNNLGRVVRALEVFMLTGIPMSEHQRRSRLEPSPYNPVMLALCWRQRETLNQRINQRVDQMAEQGLAEEVKSLMQMGYGTTAFQAIGYKELFDYHRGLCSLEEALEAVKLGSRRYAKRQMTWLRRDSRVQWLFREDYKSSQQLFDAAMEAITPALPGR, from the coding sequence ATGGCAGAAAACGAAAAAATACCCCTCATTGTAATCACCGGCCCCACCGCCACCGGTAAAACCGAGCTTGCTATTCAGCTGGCCAAGGAACTGGATGGTGAGGTTGTTTCGGCCGATTCCATGCAGATATATAAGTATATGGATGTGGGAACCGCCAAGCCCTCAAAAGAAGAGCGGCAGGGGATTCCCCATCATTTGATGGATTTTCTTGAGCCCAGTGAGAGCTTTTCGGTAGCCCGGTATGTGGAGCTGGCAGGAGATGCCATACAGGATATTGTGAGCCGAGGCAAGCGAGCCATTGTGGCCGGGGGAACCGGGCTCTATATTTCCTCTTTGATCGACGGCATTGCTTTCACTCCCATTGCAGAAGATCAGCAGCTTCGCGGGGAGCTGTATGAACAGGCTCAGCGTGAAGGCAACCAGGTATTGTGGCAGAAACTCGAACAGGCTGACCCCGTTTTGGCGCGGGGGCTGCATCCCAACAATCTGGGGCGGGTTGTCCGTGCCCTAGAGGTTTTTATGCTGACCGGGATTCCCATGAGCGAGCATCAGCGCCGTTCCCGATTGGAGCCTTCACCTTATAACCCCGTTATGCTGGCTTTATGCTGGCGGCAGCGGGAAACCCTCAACCAGCGAATTAATCAGAGGGTGGATCAAATGGCGGAGCAGGGGCTTGCCGAAGAAGTGAAATCCCTGATGCAAATGGGCTATGGCACCACCGCTTTTCAGGCTATCGGCTATAAAGAACTGTTTGATTACCACCGGGGGCTGTGCAGTTTGGAAGAAGCGTTGGAGGCGGTCAAGCTGGGCTCCCGCCGCTATGCTAAGCGCCAGATGACATGGCTGCGCCGGGATTCCCGGGTTCAGTGGCTGTTCCGGGAGGATTACAAAAGTTCACAGCAGCTTTTTGATGCGGCAATGGAAGCAATCACCCCAGCCTTACCGGGCAGGTGA
- a CDS encoding YlmH/Sll1252 family protein — MNLANLEGDEKLFVARIRDIIRLSSESGRARFSHFLTERQVLLAAEAAGQQKCDTFRLYGGYEGAGRVMLGAFSPYEEPEDRLFPIQGIQITYKKEFSLSHRDFLGSLMGLKISRESVGDILPGTGECTLFVLESVAPTVLSELDKVGRVGVKCKPALAGSVAFEPSFMPVSGTVKSPRLDSMVALLTGQSRGKSADLIKAGQVSVAGAPCLELTRECLPGESISIRGIGKFILDDIGGLSKKGRLHIQCRKYL, encoded by the coding sequence ATGAATCTTGCAAATTTAGAGGGCGATGAAAAGCTGTTTGTCGCCAGAATCAGGGATATTATCCGGCTTTCCTCTGAGAGCGGCCGGGCACGGTTTTCCCATTTTCTCACAGAGCGGCAGGTGCTGCTGGCGGCAGAAGCAGCTGGGCAGCAAAAGTGTGATACCTTCCGGCTTTATGGCGGATACGAAGGCGCCGGGCGAGTAATGCTGGGCGCTTTTTCTCCGTATGAGGAGCCTGAGGATCGTCTTTTTCCCATTCAGGGAATCCAGATAACCTACAAAAAAGAATTCAGCCTTTCACACCGGGATTTTCTCGGCTCCCTTATGGGGCTGAAGATAAGCCGGGAATCGGTGGGCGATATTTTGCCGGGGACCGGGGAATGTACTCTTTTCGTTTTGGAATCGGTGGCCCCCACTGTGCTTTCTGAGCTGGATAAGGTGGGCCGGGTAGGGGTAAAGTGCAAGCCTGCTTTGGCGGGCTCTGTTGCCTTTGAGCCTTCTTTTATGCCGGTTTCCGGGACAGTAAAATCGCCACGGCTGGATAGTATGGTGGCACTGCTCACTGGGCAAAGCCGGGGGAAAAGCGCCGATTTAATCAAAGCCGGTCAGGTTTCCGTGGCAGGGGCTCCCTGCTTGGAGCTGACCCGGGAATGCCTGCCGGGTGAAAGCATTTCCATCCGGGGAATTGGCAAATTTATATTGGATGATATTGGGGGCCTTTCCAAAAAAGGCAGGCTCCATATCCAGTGCAGAAAATATCTCTAA
- a CDS encoding YggS family pyridoxal phosphate-dependent enzyme, producing MMEKSSPEQVLQNLADLRRQVKEAALEAGRDPDSIQIMAVTKTVPAPLVNAAIAGGITLLGENRAQELLEKYPDYHLNQAEVHFIGHLQTNKVRQIVDKVTMIHSVDRLSLAKEISRRSQELGKTMDILLEINVGDEASKSGMPLEQAEGLAEEIAGLPALRIRGLMAIPPICGEIHQIEHYFSEIRQLSVDIGAKNRDNMRMDILSMGMSGDFVPAIRQGSTMIRLGTALFGSRHVQ from the coding sequence ATGATGGAAAAATCATCTCCTGAGCAGGTTCTTCAAAACCTGGCAGATTTGCGCCGGCAGGTTAAAGAGGCCGCTTTGGAGGCGGGGAGAGACCCGGATTCCATTCAAATTATGGCCGTTACCAAAACAGTTCCGGCTCCTCTGGTGAATGCGGCGATAGCAGGCGGCATCACCCTGCTGGGTGAAAACCGTGCCCAAGAGCTTCTGGAAAAATACCCGGATTACCACTTGAATCAGGCCGAGGTTCATTTTATCGGGCATCTGCAAACCAATAAGGTGCGCCAGATTGTAGATAAGGTCACCATGATTCATTCGGTGGACCGCCTCAGCCTTGCCAAAGAAATCAGCAGGCGCTCTCAGGAACTGGGTAAAACCATGGATATCCTGCTTGAAATCAATGTGGGGGATGAGGCTTCTAAATCCGGAATGCCACTGGAGCAGGCCGAGGGGCTTGCGGAGGAAATCGCAGGCCTGCCCGCTCTGCGCATACGGGGGCTTATGGCAATTCCTCCCATTTGCGGTGAAATACACCAAATTGAGCATTATTTTTCAGAGATACGCCAACTATCGGTTGACATAGGGGCAAAAAACAGAGATAATATGAGAATGGATATTTTATCTATGGGCATGTCGGGGGATTTTGTTCCCGCCATACGGCAGGGCTCAACCATGATCCGTCTGGGTACCGCCCTTTTTGGCAGCCGTCACGTTCAATAA
- the ileS gene encoding isoleucine--tRNA ligase has translation MSQDYNKTLNLPKTDFPMRAGLPQREPAMLEKWENERLYEKMMEHNEGKPVFAFHDGPPYANADIHLGTALNKVLKDIIVRYKNMNGFKTHYVPGWDTHGLPIELKAIKAAGVQITNDPVKLRQHCKEFALYHVENQKKQFKRLGTMADYDHPYLTLDPKFEATQIEVFGAMAKKNYIYKDLKSVYWCPECVTALAEAEIEYADDPCDSIYVKFQVTDDKGVLTKMGAKDLSKTYVVIWTTTTWTLPANLATCLGPEFEYVVVQADDEYYVMAKELVDSVMKAAGISDYTVLGSALGKELEYIQYSHPFLDRISPVILGDHVTLESGTGCVHTAPGHGVEDFDVCARFYPEVGVVVPVDAHGVLTEEAGQFAGLTTKQANKAILEHLKETGHLLAVSHIVHQYPHCWRCKEPILFRATEQWFCNVEDFKDETIKAIEGVQFIPEWGRDRMTNMVVDRNAWCISRQRVWGVPIPVFYCDDCGEYIVTDETIKVVSDLFREEGSDAWFIKDAAEILPKGFSCPHCGSSKGFTKEKDIMDVWFDSGVSHAAVLERWPDQQWPCDLYLEGTDQYRGWFQSSLLTSVAWRGQAPYKAVCTHGWVVDGEGRKMSKSLGNGVVPEDIIKDFGADILRLWVASSDYHADIRISKDILKQLSEIYRKIRNTARYILGNLDGFNPDTDCVADDQLLELDRWALARMDNLLQKAKTAYDRFDFHIIFHAIHNFCTIDMSNFYLDVIKDRLYIEATDGVLRRSAQTAIYKILRALDLLVSPIIPFTAEEIWGFMPASKEYDADSVTFNTIPDSIGPKASEDFMAKWDTLIALRDEVNKALEIARADKVIGKSLEAKVVLTAGAEQYEAFSASFEMLPMLFIVSQVELLKGEGDLAVLVEKAEGEKCERCWTFDKTVGEHAEHPTLCSRCADIV, from the coding sequence ATGTCCCAGGATTACAACAAAACTCTAAACCTTCCCAAAACTGATTTCCCTATGCGGGCCGGCCTTCCTCAGAGAGAACCAGCCATGCTGGAAAAATGGGAAAACGAGCGGCTGTATGAAAAAATGATGGAGCATAACGAGGGTAAGCCTGTTTTTGCCTTCCACGATGGCCCTCCCTATGCCAACGCCGATATTCATCTGGGCACAGCGCTCAATAAGGTGCTGAAGGATATTATTGTCCGTTATAAAAATATGAATGGGTTTAAAACCCATTACGTTCCCGGTTGGGATACCCATGGCCTGCCCATTGAGCTGAAAGCCATTAAAGCTGCGGGCGTTCAAATTACCAATGATCCTGTCAAGCTGCGCCAGCACTGCAAAGAGTTCGCCCTCTATCATGTGGAGAACCAGAAAAAGCAGTTTAAGCGGCTGGGCACTATGGCGGATTACGACCATCCTTATTTGACCCTTGATCCTAAATTTGAGGCTACCCAAATCGAAGTGTTTGGCGCAATGGCTAAGAAAAACTATATTTATAAGGATCTTAAATCCGTTTACTGGTGCCCTGAGTGTGTCACCGCACTGGCAGAAGCGGAGATTGAATATGCCGATGATCCCTGCGATTCTATCTATGTGAAGTTTCAGGTTACAGACGATAAAGGTGTCCTGACAAAAATGGGTGCCAAGGATCTTTCCAAAACCTATGTGGTAATCTGGACCACCACCACCTGGACTTTGCCCGCCAATCTGGCTACCTGCCTTGGGCCTGAGTTTGAGTATGTGGTTGTGCAGGCCGATGATGAATACTATGTCATGGCCAAGGAATTGGTCGATTCGGTTATGAAAGCGGCCGGTATCTCCGATTATACTGTGCTGGGCTCTGCCTTGGGCAAAGAGTTGGAATACATTCAGTATTCCCATCCCTTCCTTGACCGCATTTCTCCGGTGATTCTGGGCGATCATGTCACACTGGAAAGCGGCACCGGCTGTGTTCATACTGCTCCCGGCCACGGTGTGGAGGACTTTGACGTTTGCGCTCGCTTCTATCCCGAGGTGGGTGTGGTTGTTCCTGTGGATGCTCATGGTGTTCTCACCGAAGAGGCTGGGCAGTTTGCGGGCCTGACCACCAAGCAGGCCAATAAGGCCATTCTCGAGCACCTCAAAGAAACCGGCCATCTGCTGGCTGTTTCTCATATTGTTCACCAGTATCCTCATTGCTGGCGCTGTAAGGAGCCCATTCTGTTCCGTGCCACCGAGCAGTGGTTCTGCAATGTGGAAGACTTTAAAGATGAAACCATCAAGGCCATTGAAGGGGTTCAGTTTATCCCTGAATGGGGCCGTGACCGTATGACCAACATGGTTGTGGATCGCAACGCATGGTGTATTTCCCGCCAGCGTGTATGGGGTGTCCCCATCCCGGTATTCTACTGCGATGATTGCGGTGAATACATTGTAACCGATGAAACCATCAAGGTTGTTTCCGATCTCTTCCGTGAGGAAGGTTCCGACGCTTGGTTTATTAAGGATGCCGCTGAGATTCTTCCCAAGGGCTTTAGCTGTCCACACTGCGGCAGTTCCAAGGGCTTTACCAAGGAAAAAGACATTATGGATGTCTGGTTTGATTCCGGTGTCTCCCATGCTGCTGTGCTGGAGCGCTGGCCGGATCAGCAGTGGCCTTGTGACCTCTATTTGGAGGGTACCGACCAGTACCGTGGCTGGTTCCAGTCCTCGCTGCTCACCTCCGTTGCGTGGAGAGGGCAGGCCCCCTATAAAGCAGTGTGCACCCATGGCTGGGTTGTGGACGGTGAAGGCCGTAAAATGTCCAAATCCTTGGGCAATGGTGTTGTTCCCGAGGATATCATCAAGGATTTCGGTGCGGATATTCTTCGCCTGTGGGTTGCCTCTTCCGATTATCATGCGGATATCCGTATCTCCAAGGATATTCTCAAGCAGCTTTCCGAGATTTACCGTAAAATCCGCAACACGGCCCGATATATTCTGGGCAATTTGGATGGCTTTAACCCGGATACCGACTGTGTAGCCGATGATCAGCTATTGGAGCTTGACCGCTGGGCACTGGCCCGGATGGATAATCTGCTGCAAAAGGCTAAGACCGCTTATGATCGGTTTGATTTCCATATCATCTTCCATGCCATTCACAATTTCTGTACCATTGATATGTCCAATTTCTATTTGGATGTGATCAAGGATAGGCTTTATATTGAGGCCACTGACGGTGTTCTTCGCCGCTCGGCCCAGACCGCCATCTACAAAATTCTGCGGGCACTGGATTTGCTGGTTTCACCCATCATTCCCTTTACCGCTGAGGAAATTTGGGGCTTTATGCCTGCTTCCAAGGAATACGACGCCGATTCTGTCACCTTCAACACCATTCCCGATTCAATCGGGCCGAAAGCTTCTGAGGACTTTATGGCCAAGTGGGATACTCTCATTGCCCTGCGTGATGAGGTTAACAAGGCCTTGGAGATTGCCCGTGCCGATAAGGTAATCGGTAAATCTTTGGAAGCCAAGGTTGTTCTCACTGCCGGTGCTGAACAATACGAAGCATTTTCTGCATCCTTTGAAATGCTGCCCATGCTGTTTATTGTCTCTCAGGTGGAGCTTCTCAAGGGCGAAGGTGATCTGGCTGTTTTGGTGGAAAAGGCAGAAGGCGAAAAATGCGAGCGCTGCTGGACCTTTGATAAAACAGTGGGTGAACATGCTGAGCATCCCACTCTTTGCAGCCGGTGCGCTGATATCGTATAA
- a CDS encoding HlyD family efflux transporter periplasmic adaptor subunit — MKKNISDHIIALAVALMSISYIGYQAYNYYYNPYKTETVFTYTVSQNTTAQGVAVRQETLLEPVDGSENFLYEDGTKMAIGQVVAECYNDPVGSRNIRELNQLKSEIEMLQNAQDKTINNYSNTEALNREIKVQLTNFTKMTTSGWYSDAGVLRSQLTALINKKQIATGKVSSFESRIHVLQAEYDALAQNQVPDSTRTVTTPVAGYFVKNVDGYETMLNPQMVDSGTIETLIGFVEGDVPPAPTDAVGKMVTNANWYFICAIPRDTVEWVTLGQNVSMRFDVIGNTPIPAVVKDVISQRENPTAILVLRCNYVTSDLINLREAEVEINFRNHEGLKIDTADIRFVDNRQGVYILDENTVCFRVIDPIYEDQGFILSNPNSLEPNAVKKFDQIIRGNDLHDGKIIS; from the coding sequence ATGAAAAAAAACATAAGTGATCACATTATCGCTTTGGCTGTTGCCCTCATGTCCATTTCCTACATTGGCTATCAGGCCTACAACTATTACTACAATCCCTATAAAACTGAAACGGTGTTCACCTATACAGTCTCGCAGAACACCACCGCTCAGGGAGTTGCTGTTCGGCAGGAAACCCTTTTAGAGCCGGTGGATGGCTCTGAAAATTTTCTGTATGAGGATGGCACCAAAATGGCCATTGGGCAGGTAGTAGCCGAATGCTACAACGATCCCGTGGGCAGCCGCAATATCCGGGAACTGAATCAGCTGAAATCCGAAATTGAAATGCTGCAAAATGCACAGGATAAAACCATCAATAACTATTCCAACACCGAGGCGCTCAACCGGGAGATTAAGGTGCAGCTGACCAACTTCACTAAAATGACCACCTCCGGCTGGTATAGCGATGCCGGTGTGCTGCGCAGTCAGCTGACCGCTCTCATAAACAAAAAGCAGATCGCAACCGGCAAAGTAAGCAGCTTTGAGAGCCGAATTCACGTTTTGCAGGCTGAATATGATGCACTGGCGCAAAATCAGGTTCCGGATTCCACACGTACAGTAACCACGCCGGTTGCCGGTTATTTTGTAAAGAATGTGGATGGTTATGAAACCATGCTCAATCCCCAAATGGTGGATAGCGGCACCATTGAAACACTGATCGGCTTTGTTGAGGGCGATGTTCCGCCTGCACCCACAGATGCCGTAGGCAAAATGGTCACCAATGCCAACTGGTATTTTATCTGTGCCATTCCGCGGGATACGGTGGAGTGGGTCACTCTTGGGCAGAATGTCTCTATGCGCTTTGATGTAATCGGCAATACGCCGATTCCGGCTGTGGTAAAGGATGTAATCAGCCAGCGGGAGAATCCCACCGCCATTCTGGTGCTGCGCTGTAACTATGTTACCTCTGATCTGATCAATCTGCGGGAGGCAGAAGTGGAAATCAACTTCCGCAACCATGAGGGGCTTAAAATCGATACAGCCGATATCCGCTTTGTTGATAACCGGCAAGGGGTTTATATTCTGGATGAAAACACCGTTTGCTTCCGTGTAATTGATCCCATCTATGAGGATCAGGGATTTATTCTTTCCAATCCCAACTCGTTGGAACCAAACGCTGTAAAAAAGTTTGATCAAATCATAAGGGGGAACGATCTCCATGATGGAAAAATCATCTCCTGA
- a CDS encoding DivIVA domain-containing protein produces MTPNMILDKKFDRGMSGYKADDVNAFLNEVYDYVVSLTEKNQELEEKLVVLAEKLEEYKEDEDSLRAALIGAQKLGDTVVRESKKKAEAILAEANQKSELIITRAKTQIDKEAMALTTIQREVSKFKTKLMAMYKQHLELINTIPNEAPQPELPVEAPLPLEREKETEALEVDTAEFLATVEDEPILRFEEISADEMEDEADIKAEEDASKKTVQFPHRKKGNSSQKFGNLRFGEGYDLTRHE; encoded by the coding sequence ATGACTCCAAATATGATTCTGGACAAAAAATTTGACAGGGGCATGAGCGGCTATAAGGCCGACGATGTCAATGCTTTTTTGAATGAAGTATACGATTATGTGGTAAGCCTTACAGAAAAGAATCAGGAGCTGGAGGAGAAGCTTGTGGTTCTGGCTGAAAAGCTGGAGGAATACAAGGAAGATGAGGATAGCCTGCGGGCGGCTCTCATTGGTGCACAAAAGCTTGGGGATACCGTTGTGCGGGAATCCAAGAAAAAGGCTGAGGCCATTCTGGCAGAGGCCAATCAAAAATCCGAGCTGATTATCACCCGGGCCAAAACCCAGATTGATAAGGAAGCCATGGCGCTGACCACCATTCAGCGTGAAGTTTCTAAATTTAAAACCAAGCTGATGGCGATGTATAAGCAGCATCTGGAGCTAATCAACACCATTCCCAATGAGGCGCCGCAACCGGAATTGCCTGTGGAGGCCCCGCTGCCCTTAGAGCGTGAAAAAGAAACCGAAGCCTTGGAAGTTGATACAGCTGAGTTTCTCGCCACTGTGGAGGATGAACCCATTCTTCGGTTTGAAGAAATTTCCGCTGATGAAATGGAAGATGAGGCTGATATAAAAGCAGAGGAAGATGCCTCTAAAAAGACCGTTCAGTTCCCACACCGCAAAAAAGGCAATTCGTCCCAAAAATTCGGAAACCTGCGTTTTGGCGAAGGCTATGATTTAACCCGCCACGAATAA